From Aegilops tauschii subsp. strangulata cultivar AL8/78 chromosome 5, Aet v6.0, whole genome shotgun sequence:
cttgacaagaagccaatagtgtgtgacatgagatgggtcaactgggagtacatcaaggagaatgaaGAGCACTATCTTGGAGTCTATGATAGTTTCAAGGCTTGTGGAGTTGATGAGTTTGTGGCTCAGAAGCTCAcaaagtggaatgatgagcttatCATGCAGTTCTACTCCACAGCTCACTTCTACCCAGATGGAAGGATTGtctggatgtctgaaggtactaggtaccagtcaACAGTTGCAGAATGGGCTCAGTTGATCAATGCCCCAGAAGAACAAgaagatgacttggatgtttatgccaagaagaagaaggatcacaactccatggctaGCATGTACAAGGAGATTCCTGATGCAGATCTTGAGACTCACCAGTTTGGATCTGTAAAACATATGCTGTCAAGACTGCCTACAATCAACTCGATCCTCAGGCACACTCTTTTGCCAAAGTCAGGAGATCACAGAATGATCAGAGGACATTCCATCAACTTActgcacatatttgatgtcccacagaagttcaaaGTCATGAGCCTAATTGTGGAAACCATAAAGAGGACAGCTGCAGATtagaagagaagttgtgggtatgccccacagaTTCAGGAGCtgatcaactccaagatgggcactgGCACATACCTCTTGGACAAGGAACACATGCCCATCTATCCAGATTTTGAGGACAACACAGTGGTTATGGATGAAAATGAACCATCTTCTGTGCAAGCACAAGCAAAGAAGGAGAAGGCAAGGActgagaaagctgcaaagatgccaaccaTGGATGAGGCATCTCAGTATCTTCTGAAGGGCAAGCAAGATCAGCTTGGCTACTTGATTGCCTCCActctgaggattgagaagggacTGGACACCCTGACacaaaaccaggagagcttggagaggatcatggAGCAGAAGTTCTATGACTTAGATGTGAAGGTCACTGAGATATAGTCTGTTGTTGAGAAACTTCGGGAGGAAGTgcagaagaagaagggcaagacaACCACTGATGCTTTTGCCAGAGTGCCCAGAGGTCAGAGATCTACTGCTATGCCTGTTACAGACACCAGAGCAAATTCATCTGCACCAGCTACAGCTTCAGTGCCACCAGCTCCAGCacctactccaccagctccatcTACATCGACTGacgccttcgtccttggagttctgtCTACACCACCACCTGAAGACCAAGCCTGAGTGTCGAtctagcactatgcattttttatgaactttttggtaacttgttgctaaagggggagaaaatgtatagatcataggcttcgagagagagtgttgcttttgTTCTCTCTTGCGTTTCTCTTTGGTGGTTGAACTTTGTTATTTGCTTGTTTGAGATACTTTATGCTTTTGTGAGATACTTggatgatcatgtgtttgatcatatgctaccttaatgcttgttggatgacaTTATCCTTTTATATCCccatatgatcattcactttgcttggtgatgagtgcatgtatTTAATtattatcattttgagcgctccaccaagatgtatgtgacatggaagagtaactcATGAACCTAACTCATTGTGCATTTGCAGTCCAAAGCAAATCTTAAACTATGCACAAATTTAGGGAGAGCTCTTACAtttcacatacttctcaaagcgacaatttttttcaatcttattatcatttgtcgaagctttgatctatgtGTTGTGaccaattaccaaaaagggggagattgaaagtgcaactatccctaggtggttttggtaattcctaacaacatatagctcattgagctaatgctatttcaagatgaatatttcaggaaagctcagtgattggcatggcatggatgagaaaagtggacccctcaaaatgctaaggacaaaaggattggctcaagctcaaagctcaagactctacattttatattttagtgatccaagatcacattgagtctataggaaaagccaatactatcaaggagggatgaggtgttgcttaatggcttacttgctcaaaatgcttagtgatatgctccaaagccctcaactactttctcacatccacatatgacctaaaccaaaagtcaaactcggccccaccgattctttctatccggcgccaccgagttcagatgtcatagccactgccacaaaccctaggcaaatcggtctcactgatagggatctcgatcccaccgagatgggattgtaatctctctatttcccttcgtaacgtttcggtcccaccgagattgcaatgtaaactctctgtttcccttttgtaacatttcggtctcaccgaaatgagcgaatcggtcccaccaagtttacctgaccaactctctggttagcttagtaccaaaatcggtctcaccgagtttgtgtaatcggtctcaccgagattacgttatgccctaaccctaaccatatcggtcctaccgagtttcatgtcggtcccaccgaaaatcctaacggtcacTAGATTTGctgaatcggtccgaccgagtttaccaattcggtcccaccgagtttggcaagttgtgtgtaacggttagattttgtgttgaggctataaatacccctccacctcctcttcattcgtggagagagccatcagaacaaaCCTACACTTCCAACTTACATTTTCTGAGaaagaaccacctacacttgtgttgagaccaagatattccattcctaccatatgaatcttgatctctagccttccccaagttgctttccactcaaatcttctttccaccaaatccaaatcctgtgagagagagttgagtgttggggagactatcatttgaagcacaagagcaaggagttcatcatcaacacaccatttgttacttcttggagagtggtgtctcctagattggctaggtgtcacttgggagcctccgacaagattgtggaattgaaccaaggagtttgtaagggcaaggagatcgcctacttcgtgacgATCTACcgctagtgaggcaagtccttcgtgggcgacagccatggtgggatagacaaggttgcttcttcgtggacccttcgtgggtggagccctccgtggactcgcgcaaccgttacccttcgtgggttgaagtctccatcaacgtggatgtacgatagcaccacctatcggaaccatgacAAAAACATCcatgtctccaattgcgtttgaattctccaaacccttccctttatattcttgcaagttgcatgctttactttccgctgctcatatactctttgcatgcttgcttgaattgtgttaagattgcttgacttgtgctaagttagctaaaatctgccaaagactaaaattgggaaaaagataagtttttatttggtcaagtagtctaatcaaccccccccctctagacatactttcgatcctacacttaggcgaagccctgcgtcggtaacttcatcaacatcgtcatcacgccgttgtgctgatgaaactctcccttgagctctactggatcgtgagttcacgggacgtcaccgagctgaacgtgtgctgaacacggaggtgccgtatgttcggtactgaggatcggtcgatcgtgaagacgtacgactacatcaaccgcgttgttataacgcttccgctttcggtctacgagggtacgtggacacactctcccctctcgttgctatgcatcaccatgatcttgcgtgtgcgtaggaaatttttgaaattactacgttccccaacattaatGACCCAAAGCCCAAAGGCAGCTTAAGGCCCataagtgtaaaccgccatatgtgtatgacttgtattgtaagatatgtatagttagtcaccgagccggacacgtttgtgTATGAGCCGGCTCAGGACTTTGTAAGcagcggggcgtcaacctctgtatataaagggacgacctggcGGCAGGTTAGGGCGAGAGACAACAGATTGAAAGccaggtcaagcgtattcgctccctagtaatcgaaaccctagcaataccacctcaaactggattaggcttttaccttcaccgcaaggggccgaaccagtataaactccttgtgttctttgtcccgtttaacccctttaagctaaccaaGTTGCGATGGCTTCATGACTAAGTCCTTctactaggacatctgccgtgacaattccacgacagtaagTGAATTCTACTATGATGTATGTATCTTTTTTACCAAGTTACTATGACGAATGGCGAAAGGGCAGACAGAAAAACCTACTGGCGGAATAGCTAGCAATCCAGCAGCGGGCTTGGCTGACTGTGAACTGCTGCTGCTAGCCGTACGATTGTTTGGACGAtgaattggggggggggggatctcGGTCCGTCACCTGTCCACCTCCTGTTTGGGTTGTACGCTGAGCCAAATCtgtatatctatacctactaataaagcaaggtgcgtttcgccaattttttcatccgttcaccgtCGAAAAAAAAATTTtatatccgaggtggtactaaatttttgtggtccagctgctagaaaagaaaacaaaagagtCGTCCAGAATTTCGTACGTGGGCCGCACGCGCTAAGGCCCAGAAAAGCCCCACATTTATATCTTGCGCACGCTGCTGGGGAACCTTATTTGTCGCACAGAGCCACATATAGTTGGAGCTTCCCATCTGTCGCCCAATCTTGGGCCGGCTCATTTCCGTTTTTTCTGTGTTTTTTCCCATTTTTCaattttcccttcaaagatataTTTTCCTTTTTCAAAAATTAATTTATTTAATTTTCCCAAATTTCGTTTCTTGTAATAATTTTCGTTAAATCTTagaatttcaaaaaaatttccaATTTTCAAAATTATTTGGAACTTTAAATTTATATTTTCGTTCAATTTTTTGtagaattcaaaaaatgttcgcattttACAAAAATCCAAATTTTTTCGAGACTTACAAAATaaatttcattttaaaataataGTAATTCGAAAAATATTTGTTTGAAATGTTTAAAAATTCAAAATAATGTTCGTGATAAAAAACACATATTTCAAAATGGTTTTGAAACTTCAATACAAGTTtccatttaaaaaatgtttcacAAATTCGAAAAATGTCCGTTTCTCCGCCTTAAAATGGACTTGTTTTCAATaaatgtttgtgaattttaaAAAATCTTCCTATTTCAAGTTTTTTTGTCTTTTCCAGAAATTAACGATTTTTTCAGAAATTAACGCTCTCTCCCAATGCTTCTCGTAAAAGAATCTCTCCTGTTGCAGCGCATGGGCATACGTGCTAGTATTAGTATAATATACATAACACACATAAATGGCAACCTGCGACGTTCCAGCCGCAGCTGCTGATGTACTGCGAAGGGGTTCAAGACGGCGTCGCGGCGGGTGGCCACCATGGGTGCTTGCAACCACAACGACCGGAGGCGTTGCTATGGTGCACGATCAGCTCGGGGGCGTGGCCAGATTCATCGTACAGGGGATGCGCAGGGGTGAAAGAAAACGtaaggcgggggggggggggggggggggggggcgtcacTTCGGTGGGACGGCTAATGGAGAGGGCATCCAACAGGCAGGGGTGACCGGCACCTAGCTTTGCGCCGCACCTGTAAACAGAGAGAAATACACAGCGTCACAGTCTTTGAACGATGAACGTTCGGAATTTTTCGGGGTCCTTAAACAAACGTGTCATCATGACGGATTCCATTTTTGCAAACACTCATAATGGACATATTACCTGACAGAGTCTTACACACAAAAAATACAGCCACAACATGAATACAGTGTCTAACAGTCTTACAAACAACAGCACGCCGAATGAACTGATACATCACAACCAAATAATAACATAGTTCCTGACAGCCTTACAAACAAGGATTACAAAAAACTTTTTCCAACACGACCAAATGGAGACATTACGTGATAATTTATAAAAGTAACATACAAGCATGGCATGACCATCGAATGCACTGGACAGAAATGAAGGACCCGGCATTGTCTTCACTGAAGGATGCATTAATCTGGCGAGCGGCAGGAGTGATGGCACCATTGTAGAACGCCCATTTCAAAGCTGCAGCTCGCCGTCGATCTTCATCTATGGATACCAGTGAGAATGCGATGAGGCAGTGCTCTGCAGCAAGTATGAAATGTGTCAGAAAACCAGCATATATAGTAAAACTAAATGTAGTAGTGTGCCAGTGAGCAGGCGTATGAACTTTACCTGGTCATACAGTTGGGCGGTGTCAACAATTTCAATCTCACTTGTACTTCGGGTCGCCCCCTCTTCAGCCTCCGTAGCATCGTCAGCTTGATCTTGAACGCCAATCGATGACGGCTACACCGTCTCCAGCCTCATCTTGTTGGTCTCGCTTGCCGTTGATGAAGAGGTCGCAATGCCCGGCAACTtgctcccgcaccgcctcttctgTCATCTTCACGCTGGGGCTGTTGGCGTACCGTACGTTATAACGAATGGCCACCTCTGACAAGGACAGCAGGTTAATGAACCCTGAAGGAATGCTCTCCTGACTTGCAGGGCTATCAGCGATTTTCAGTTCAAGATATGTGAGCTGTTGCATTGCTCCTTGCTCGAAAGTCAGCCATGGGACACGACAGCTGACGGACAAATTTTCAAGCCCAGGGAACCCCACCCCATCAATCACTATCGCCTCTTGTGGGACGAAGTTCAGGCCCAGCACAAGGCACTGCAAGTAGGGCAAGCTCCCGAGGATACTCAAATCAACTGGCATAAGTCTGCATACTGTGATTTCTATTGAGGTAAATTTGTCACGTCCAGCGATCAATTTGGGAATCCTGGGAAATGTTCCACCTTTCACCTTAAATACCGCAAGCTCTTTACACCATCCTTGACAGAGGGATTTTTCTAGAAACTCCATAGAGCAACCGATTCCGCAGTGAATTGTCAAAGACTCGAGCTTCCACCATGCTTTTATGGATGAGCATAATGCCTCCTGGTAGCTTCTTTCAATGCACTGGTTCAAAGCCCATATTATGGACAACACTCTTATAAATCTTAGACGGCCAAGTTTCTCTACAACTCTTGCCGGGAATCCAGTTAAATCAATGGTTTCGAGTGTATGTAGCCAGAACATGCTTCTCCACAGACTCCCCAGCGGTATTTCTGTTCCGTCCTGATTAACCCCATCGCCATCAACTAGCAGATGTCTCAAACGTCTGAGCCTCCACATTTCCTTTGGCAGCTGCCTGATTAATGTACTTCTTATGTCCAGCCTATGCAGCCTCAAATCCCACATTTGTGATGGGAGCTGGCTTATCAGTGTAtgacttagagcatctccagccgcgccccagGAAGGCCTCCCCAGACGTTTTTTTCGCGCCGGCGCTGAAAAAACGGCCCAGCCGTGCCCCAGGAGCCCGATTTTCGCCGGCCTGGGCCGAAATCAGCGCCGGCGGACCCAGACCGAACCCGGCGCTGGGGGCGCCTGGGGGCGCCGGGGCGAGTGGTTTTGGCGCGAAAAAGCCGCGGGTCCGCCGCGTCAGCGACACCGCGCCCGTCTTCGCCAGACGCCTCGGTTCCCGCGGGGAATAAATGGCAAGGCTGCCGCTGCCggtcagccttgccattgattcctcacgtGCGGCGCGTCACGGGACGGCGCTCCGACGCCTCCCCTCCCTCGCGCACGTACACACGGGCGCGACGCGGCTATATAAGCCGATGGCCTCGCCCGCCTGTGGCCACACCAGCCGCCGagccttccctctccctctcccgaGTGCCGCCGagccttccctctccctctcccgagcgccgccgcctagcccctccctctccctcccctccccgatggccgagcgtttccccggagacgaggcggcggccaacggcttcggccgccgttCGCTCCTGTTCCAGGCGAACATCCCGGCGCCGCCGGAGATGCGCGCCGGGCCAACGGGCGAGAAGCTCAGCAATGGGGGAGTGCCCATTCCCCCGTTGCCCGACGCCGTCAACAAGCCATCGTACTTTGCCGACGAGGTCGAGATCGTGCGCGCCTCCCTCACCGACGCCGAGCTCTCCCTCCCCCAGTACGCCGCCGACAACACCGCGGCTTGGGCGGCGTACTTCCAGCACCGCCAGCAGCAGCGGCTGCGTCCACCAACGGGGCGCCGGTGGTCGGCGGCCTGAAGAACAGCGAGGGGCGCCACCTCTGGTGGGGCGTCCCCGGCCGCACCCTCGACGGCGTGCTGACGCACATCGAGGGCGGCAACAACCCACCATTGGCGTACCCCCCCGGCGAGGACGGCCGCCCCGGCGCACCGCCGACGCGACGGGCAATGGGCGCCAAGGAGgttcggctcctcctcctcttcttcctcgtcGAGTTCTTCCTCCCAATCCTCCGGCACTCCATCGATGctcggcgtcaaggccgagcccgtgGCGGAGACGCCGCTCGGCCGGCGTACATGCagcgccggcatcgtcatcaGCGAGGGCGGCCGGCGCGCCTCCTCGTCGGCTCCTCCCCCGCGCTTCGTCAAGCCGAAGACGGAGCCGGGTCTCGCGCCGGTGAAGCCGGAGCCGGGGCTGCTGGCGCCGGTGAAGACGGAGCACGGCGAGGTCGACCTCGACAACGACGCGGCCCTTGAATGGGCACGCCAAGACTCCCTGAAGATGGCGAGGGAGCGCCAGTGCGCCGCCCTGCAGCGCTTCGCGCAGCGCCGCCGAGGCCGCGacgaaggcggcgtcctcatcatcgacgacagcgacgacgacgacgacgcgccgccgccgccgccaccagccggggaGAGCTCCAGCAGGGGCGCCCGAGTCAAGGAGGAGAAGGCcgacgatggcggcgacgacggcgacttCTCGGCCTTCAGCAAGTTTTTTTTTTGGCTAGTTTTTATATGTAATGGCGTGTTTTAGCCCAAGTTTGCGAATATAAAAGCCCAAGTTTGCCAAAAATTGGCGCGTTTCAGCCCAAGTTTGTCTAAATTTTTTTTTCTCCCACGCCTGGGGCTGGCCCTGGGGCGGCGGCTGGGGGCCAACTCGTCCCCGGCCCACTTTTTGCGCCGGGTCAaccccaggcggcgattttaggcgccccctggggccaacggctggagatgctcttacgtCCAGCGTGACCAACGAGTACTTTAGCTCACATATTTGTGTCGGAAGCTCACTTATCCGCGTGCGGCTTACATCCAGTGTTTGAAGTCTACTCAAATTTTTGATCTCGGCTGGGAGCACTTTGACTTCTGTGTTCCTCAGGCTCAGATACCGAAGTACCAACATTCTGTTGCATATCCTTAAAGCACTGCCAACCTTCAAGGTCCAACACTGCTAAATGGATAAGCTTATCAAACGGAATTTCACTCGCTGCACCCGACACCAGTAGTGAACGGCAGTGAGATAAATCGAAATTTCTTAGCTGTGTTGGCAGCTCCGCATCAGGCCGGTGGAGGTACAACCACTGTACTTTCTTGCCTTCTCCTGCTGCTGGTGCTACTGAGGCGATTGTACTGCTGGTACAAGCAAGACCTTTGTCAGCTGCTTTGGATGCAAGGAACTGTAACATGAAATAATTGACTTGCCACTGCTTCATCTCCACTTGAGCAGTGAGTTTGCAGTCTGCTGATTTGATAACATTCAGGATGCACAGCTCGACAATATTTTTCTCAGCTAGTCTAACAAGGTCAGAAGCCAGAGGGCCATCACCACTATAATCAACCAGCCCTTGGGCTACACATTTCCTAATGAGGCTATCCTTGTCAAAGATATGACCGTGCGGAAACATGCTCATATACAACAGCAACAGCTTCGATCCGTAGGAAAGAGAATCATATGAAGGTGAAAACAACTCTTCAGATTTTTTCACCAATTGGGGGGCTTTCTCTAGACTGCAGATGCTAGAGATTTTCTGCACCTCTTGTTGTTGTTCACTCGCCCATTCAGCGTTGCCAGATAGGAAGAATGGAATGCCTTCACACCTTCTCAAGATTTCGTTACAGGACTGTTTCAAATTGTCAGGCAGATAACCATTCTCCAGGCCGGCCTTTCTCAAGAGAAGCCTTTCTGAATGTAGGTTGTTCAGCGGCTGAACCTCATGCACATTTGAGGATATTGAGTAAGCTGTGTCTGGAATCCGTGTTGTTATAATTATCTGGCTATATGTGCTACGAGGAAAAATATCATTCATGACATCCCAAACTGGTTTAGCCCATAAATCATCAAGTACGATGAGGTACCTGCGAGCGAACAACATAAAGGAGTCAACTTCAAGACCGTATAGGAATAGGATAGTCAACGGAAAGCTCAGCTTTCCTTTTTTTTCGACCAGCTCCATTTTCATTGAAAACGAAACCAGTTTGGAAAACCTTTTTAATTATAAATGGAAGCATCACCGACCTTAGATATTCCCAGATTTAGATAACAGTCATACAGaatttgaattcaaaaaatgtgaTACGGCGTGTGTAGATAAATTCATTCTTTTACAATTTTATATCTCAAAAAAAATACAAAATTGAAAACGGTGGCTAAAGCTTTGCCGCATTTCATTAATAAAGAAGAAGGATATCTTAACTTATTGAATAAGAAATAACTAAGATACGACGCAGAATTACCTC
This genomic window contains:
- the LOC141022420 gene encoding disease resistance protein RGA5-like; protein product: MKGYLLISTVDVSRRGCIEEEVVHENLLFLLKDTESALLVVANFSHCRYKHLMLAEGTSSIYTAEVDAGDHNTPLIGIQGAVRKLLRWSSAYREDSGDRNIISIVGPAGAGKTALAMEVYHQLQTGSGEGYFQCCATAKVPSMRDVPDIWKFLVHILSQIDESAAQSGTQFTGSLDELDQLGLKIKQRLRDKRYLIVLDDLWAKPVWDVMNDIFPRSTYSQIIITTRIPDTAYSISSNVHEVQPLNNLHSERLLLRKAGLENGYLPDNLKQSCNEILRRCEGIPFFLSGNAEWASEQQQEVQKISSICSLEKAPQLVKKSEELFSPSYDSLSYGSKLLLLYMSMFPHGHIFDKDSLIRKCVAQGLVDYSGDGPLASDLVRLAEKNIVELCILNVIKSADCKLTAQVEMKQWQVNYFMLQFLASKAADKGLACTSSTIASVAPAAGEGKKVQWLYLHRPDAELPTQLRNFDLSHCRSLLVSGAASEIPFDKLIHLAVLDLEGWQCFKDMQQNVGTSVSEPEEHRSQSAPSRDQKFE